From Shewanella yunxiaonensis, the proteins below share one genomic window:
- a CDS encoding cytoplasmic protein, with protein MAVNLNVQPTAIGNVQTAVAVKVAQLSKQQMQAEGNIALQLINATTPADQADAPATAGNLGTIINTTA; from the coding sequence ATGGCCGTTAATCTCAATGTGCAACCGACTGCGATAGGAAATGTGCAGACAGCGGTTGCCGTAAAAGTGGCTCAACTGTCCAAGCAGCAGATGCAAGCTGAAGGCAATATAGCCTTGCAACTCATCAATGCCACAACTCCGGCCGATCAGGCTGATGCTCCAGCAACTGCGGGTAACCTTGGTACGATTATCAATACCACAGCCTGA
- the rlmC gene encoding 23S rRNA (uracil(747)-C(5))-methyltransferase RlmC, which yields MICHHFAAGSCQSCRHIQQPLTEQLAAKQSLLQQLLAPFAAHEWLPPVSGPQTGFRNKAKMVVLGAAHQPILGIPGPDGEPVSLCDCPLYPTDMQQLLQQLQQFVQQAGIPPYRIDKARGELKFILLTRAQVSGEFMLRFVLRSSEAIPRIERQLPGLLQAFPSIKVVTVNLQPVHMARLEGEEEIWLAGEPRLREVFNEVPLYIRPKSFFQTNPVVAAQLYQSAREWLRPIAPSSVWDLFCGVGGFGLHCANGDIQLTGIEIEAEAIACARLSAQQLGLENVNFQALDSTDFAAGKNATEVPDVIIVNPPRRGIGNALCQQLSDFAPAYILYSSCNPQTLAQDLAAIDGYCLQRVQLFDMFPHTDHFEVLALLRRNA from the coding sequence GTGATTTGTCATCATTTTGCTGCCGGCAGTTGTCAATCTTGCCGTCATATTCAACAACCGCTAACAGAACAATTAGCTGCCAAACAGTCGTTGTTACAACAGCTGTTGGCACCGTTTGCCGCTCATGAGTGGCTACCTCCTGTCAGCGGGCCGCAAACCGGTTTCCGTAACAAGGCTAAAATGGTGGTGCTTGGGGCTGCCCATCAACCGATATTGGGCATCCCTGGACCGGATGGTGAACCGGTCAGTTTGTGTGATTGCCCGCTATATCCTACCGATATGCAGCAGTTGCTTCAGCAGTTGCAGCAGTTTGTCCAGCAAGCAGGCATTCCGCCTTATCGAATCGATAAAGCTCGCGGAGAATTGAAGTTTATCTTGCTGACCCGGGCGCAGGTGAGCGGTGAATTCATGTTACGTTTTGTCTTGCGCTCATCTGAGGCTATCCCGCGGATTGAACGACAGTTGCCGGGATTATTACAGGCATTTCCCTCAATAAAAGTGGTGACGGTTAACCTGCAGCCGGTGCACATGGCGCGTTTGGAAGGGGAAGAAGAAATCTGGCTTGCCGGGGAACCGCGTCTGCGTGAGGTGTTTAATGAGGTGCCACTGTATATTCGCCCTAAAAGCTTCTTTCAGACCAATCCCGTTGTTGCGGCACAGCTTTATCAATCGGCGAGAGAATGGTTGCGGCCGATAGCACCCTCGTCGGTGTGGGATCTGTTTTGTGGCGTGGGTGGTTTTGGCTTGCATTGTGCCAATGGTGACATCCAACTAACCGGTATCGAAATTGAGGCTGAAGCAATCGCCTGTGCCCGTTTGTCAGCTCAGCAACTGGGGCTGGAAAATGTGAACTTTCAGGCTCTGGACTCCACCGATTTTGCGGCGGGAAAAAATGCCACTGAGGTGCCAGATGTCATTATTGTTAATCCGCCACGGCGGGGGATTGGCAACGCCTTATGTCAGCAACTTAGTGACTTTGCACCCGCTTATATTCTGTATTCTAGTTGTAACCCGCAAACACTTGCACAGGATTTGGCCGCGATCGACGGGTATTGTCTGCAACGGGTGCAGCTGTTTGATATGTTTCCCCATACCGACCATTTTGAAGTGTTAGCTTTATTGCGTCGTAATGCCTGA
- a CDS encoding MarR family winged helix-turn-helix transcriptional regulator codes for MSDKLPENPLCLENQICFSLYRAANAMVRAYRPYLEQLQLTYPQYLVMMVLWENNGISVKLLGEQLHLDSGTLTPLLKRLEAKGLVCRGRSQQDERMRVLALTEAGRALRELAMNIPLQMFCRTGLAPEQFTDLKQLCDRLWSQLSE; via the coding sequence GTGAGTGACAAATTGCCGGAAAATCCACTCTGTCTGGAGAACCAAATCTGTTTCTCTTTGTACCGAGCCGCCAACGCTATGGTGCGGGCTTATCGTCCTTACCTGGAGCAACTGCAACTGACATACCCGCAATATCTGGTAATGATGGTGCTGTGGGAAAATAATGGGATCAGTGTAAAACTGTTGGGGGAGCAGCTCCATCTGGATTCTGGCACGTTGACGCCATTGCTTAAACGCCTGGAAGCTAAAGGGTTGGTTTGCCGAGGCCGCAGCCAACAGGATGAGCGGATGCGCGTGTTGGCGTTGACTGAGGCTGGCCGGGCATTGCGAGAATTGGCGATGAATATCCCGTTACAGATGTTTTGCCGCACGGGACTAGCGCCGGAACAGTTCACTGATCTCAAACAGTTATGCGATCGCCTCTGGTCGCAACTGTCGGAATAA
- a CDS encoding thioredoxin domain-containing protein, whose product MFRTLLVCLLLSFGLVLNNAAATENTIEWHKVDAQGQLKIPLYFVWSKTCPHCKEAHPFIDSLPKKYPWIELHTYMVGDSGTQEMWQQLADATKTQARSVPFMAVCGKTVIGYSSREVTGEFLLNRLKTCYLEQGGTLAADEMPDENAATAPAVTADSDSPFATCGSDAGNGACDTATPVATSDIQPVELPLLGVVTPDTMSMPILTLVLAGVDAFNPCAFFVLLFLLSIMVNAKSRGRMLLVGGIFVFFSGFIYLLFMSAWLNVFELLGASDGSMIILVAGLLALVAGSINVKEYFFTKGEVSLSMTAENRTSLIKRMGKLSSASSLTTMIIGTTILAILANAYELLCTAGFPMIYTSVLSMHKFPTMERYMYLVFYNVVYVIPLIAIVVAFSMTLGKRKLTEKEGQTLKLMSGIMMLGLGGTLAVDPTALQSVTVAISLILGAIVVTAIIVTARKLRERRHKTKMA is encoded by the coding sequence ATGTTCAGAACACTGCTGGTTTGCCTGTTGCTGAGTTTTGGTCTGGTACTAAATAACGCAGCCGCCACGGAAAATACTATTGAATGGCACAAAGTTGATGCGCAGGGACAGCTTAAAATTCCGCTGTATTTTGTTTGGTCGAAAACCTGTCCTCATTGTAAAGAGGCTCATCCCTTTATCGATTCTCTGCCTAAAAAATATCCCTGGATTGAACTACATACCTACATGGTAGGTGACAGTGGCACGCAGGAGATGTGGCAGCAATTAGCTGACGCCACCAAGACACAGGCCCGCTCCGTGCCATTTATGGCCGTCTGTGGCAAAACCGTTATCGGTTATTCCAGTCGCGAAGTCACCGGTGAATTTTTACTGAATCGTCTTAAAACCTGCTACCTGGAACAGGGTGGCACCTTAGCTGCCGATGAAATGCCGGATGAAAATGCGGCAACCGCACCAGCAGTAACTGCTGATAGCGACTCGCCGTTTGCAACATGTGGCAGTGATGCTGGTAATGGCGCATGTGATACTGCTACCCCTGTCGCGACCTCAGATATTCAGCCGGTGGAATTACCGCTGTTAGGAGTTGTGACGCCCGATACCATGTCTATGCCCATTCTGACACTGGTGCTGGCCGGGGTGGACGCGTTTAACCCATGTGCTTTCTTCGTGCTGCTGTTTTTACTGTCCATCATGGTAAACGCCAAGAGCCGCGGTCGGATGTTACTGGTCGGCGGCATCTTTGTATTTTTCTCCGGTTTTATCTATCTGCTGTTCATGAGCGCCTGGCTTAATGTCTTTGAATTGTTAGGAGCCAGCGATGGCAGCATGATTATTCTGGTAGCCGGTTTGCTGGCACTGGTGGCGGGCTCGATCAACGTGAAGGAGTATTTCTTCACTAAGGGCGAAGTGAGTCTGTCAATGACGGCCGAAAACCGCACCAGTCTGATCAAACGCATGGGCAAACTCTCCAGTGCCTCCAGTCTGACGACCATGATTATCGGCACCACAATCCTGGCAATTCTGGCCAATGCCTATGAACTCTTGTGCACGGCTGGATTTCCAATGATTTATACCAGTGTGCTGTCGATGCATAAGTTCCCGACCATGGAACGCTACATGTATCTGGTATTCTACAACGTGGTGTATGTCATCCCGCTGATTGCCATTGTGGTTGCCTTCAGTATGACGCTGGGCAAACGCAAGTTGACCGAGAAAGAAGGTCAGACACTGAAACTGATGTCAGGCATTATGATGCTGGGATTGGGCGGTACGCTGGCAGTTGACCCCACAGCACTGCAGAGTGTCACAGTAGCGATTAGCTTAATCCTCGGTGCAATTGTCGTCACCGCGATTATTGTCACAGCACGCAAACTGCGCGAGCGACGCCATAAAACCAAAATGGCCTGA
- a CDS encoding glycerol-3-phosphate dehydrogenase/oxidase: MKAVDLVIIGAGINGAGIAQRAAAAGYSVVLLEKSAIASGTSSQSSKLIHGGLRYLETGQIHLVYEALKARRELLQLAPSLVHPVKFYIPVYRDSRRGALTIRAGLSLYGLLSQPDPLGRFQSIAASEWAQFPGLKLAGMTHLFQYWDAQTDDKKLTEAVVNSAIALGAEVLQKAECVDIQHDAKGCTVHYHQQGQRHQLYCHMLINTAGAWVNEILSNVHPPLAFPAIEWVQGSHLLLDIPAPPGILYLESCFDERVVFVMPWNGQTLLGTTETHCDSPQPQLTQEETYYLLGIYQHYFPLAGTVASLEQKIVGSYSGMRVLPAGSSSAFSRTREVQLLSQPSHPHILSLYGGKLTTFRSTAAQVLIHIAEHLGERTAIADVDSLILR, encoded by the coding sequence ATGAAAGCCGTCGATCTTGTGATCATTGGTGCCGGTATCAATGGCGCTGGCATTGCGCAGCGTGCCGCAGCGGCCGGATATTCGGTTGTCCTGCTGGAAAAATCTGCGATTGCCAGTGGTACCTCCTCACAGTCCAGCAAGCTTATCCATGGGGGCCTGCGTTATCTGGAAACCGGACAGATCCACCTCGTTTATGAAGCACTTAAAGCTCGCCGAGAGTTGTTGCAGTTAGCGCCATCATTAGTCCATCCAGTTAAATTCTACATCCCGGTGTATCGGGACAGCCGTCGTGGGGCACTGACGATTCGTGCGGGATTAAGCCTTTACGGGTTGTTGAGTCAGCCCGATCCGCTGGGGCGTTTTCAGTCAATAGCCGCATCAGAATGGGCACAATTCCCGGGCCTAAAATTGGCAGGCATGACGCACTTGTTCCAATATTGGGACGCGCAAACTGACGACAAAAAACTCACTGAAGCCGTTGTGAATAGTGCGATAGCGCTCGGTGCTGAGGTGTTGCAAAAGGCCGAATGTGTCGACATCCAGCATGACGCCAAAGGATGTACCGTGCATTACCATCAGCAAGGACAGCGACATCAGCTTTACTGTCATATGTTGATTAACACTGCCGGTGCCTGGGTGAATGAGATCCTCTCAAACGTTCACCCCCCCCTGGCATTTCCGGCGATCGAATGGGTGCAGGGCAGTCATCTGCTATTAGATATTCCGGCACCGCCAGGAATATTGTATCTGGAGTCCTGTTTTGACGAGCGGGTGGTGTTTGTCATGCCTTGGAACGGCCAGACGCTGTTAGGCACCACAGAAACCCACTGCGATTCACCTCAGCCGCAGTTAACCCAAGAAGAAACCTATTATCTGTTGGGGATCTACCAACACTACTTTCCGTTAGCGGGAACGGTAGCGTCGTTGGAACAAAAGATCGTGGGCAGCTACAGCGGTATGCGCGTATTACCGGCGGGAAGTAGCAGTGCTTTTTCCCGTACGCGTGAAGTGCAGTTACTGTCTCAGCCATCACATCCGCATATTTTGTCACTCTATGGCGGCAAGCTCACGACTTTCCGTAGCACTGCCGCGCAGGTGCTGATACATATCGCGGAGCACTTGGGCGAACGGACCGCTATTGCGGATGTTGACTCCCTTATCCTGAGGTGA